Genomic window (Pseudothauera hydrothermalis):
CCGCAAAGCCGCGCCCCGCTTCGCCGGCGCGCGCGGCTTCCACCGCGGCATTGACCGCCAGGATATTGGTCTGGAAGGCAATCGAGTCGATCAGCCCAATGATGTCCTCGATGCGCCGCGCAGCATGCTCAATCTCAGCCATGGTGGCCACCACCTGGCGCATGGTCGCCCCGCCCCGTTCGGCCATGGTGTTGGCGTTGGCTGCCAATTCGCGCGCCACCTGAGCGTTATCGGCGTTCTGATGCACGGTGGCGTTCAGTTCTTCCATGGCGCTGGCGGTCTGCTCCAGCGCGCCGGCCTGCGCTTCGGTTCGTGCCGACAGTTCGGCGTTACCGGCGGCAATCTGGCGCGTCGCGGTGCTGATCGCCTCGGCCGAACTCTTGATACGCTCGACCACCTCGAGCAGTCGCGCCACCGTGGTATTGGTATCGTCCTTGAGCCGGCCCAGGGTACCCACATAGTCGCCGGCGATCCGCTCGGTGAGTTGGCCGCTGGCCACCGCTTCCAGCACCCGGGCCACTTCCTCGACGCTGCCAGAAATCACTGCCATCAGTCGGTTGAGCCCCTCGGCCAGCTGCAGGAAAAAGCCGCTTTTACCCTCCAATAGCACCCGACCGGAAAAGTCGCCGGCGGCCGCGCGGCTCACCAAGCCGGTGAGTTCGGCCTCCGCTGCCAACTCATCGGTGCGGTCCCGCCATTCTCCCACCGTGCCCAACATTTGCCCCGTGCCATCGATGATCGGGTTGGTGGTCACCACGAAGTGTCGGCCGCCGATTTGCATATCGATGCGGGTCTGCTCACGCAGATTGGCCAGCCGACGCACCGCGGCCTCGGGGTCGGGATACAACTGGCCGATGTTGCTGCCGATGAACCGCGAGGCGTCGAAGTCAGGCAGATCGCGGCGAATTTCGGCTTGCACACGCTGCAGTGTGCGCAACAGTGCAGGGTTGGCGTAGATCACCCGGCCGTCGATATCGGCGATGCGCACATTGGTTTCCACGCACTCCAGTGCCTGGCGGATGCGCAGATTCTCCGCCGCTTCCCGCCGCCGTGCCTCGAAATCATAGCCCAGGCGGATTTTCATCGACTTGAGCGCTTGCAGCAGCCGACCGAGTTCGTCGTTACGGGTGGCTGAAATCTCGCCCTGAAAATCGCCCGCGGCCAGCTTCTCCAGCGCTCTACGCGCTTCGGCCAACGGCCGGCTGAGGGTGCTGCGCACCAGCCAGACCAGAGCGCCGCACACCGCCGCAATCGCCAGCACGCCGGCACCGAGCAACAAGCGGATGTCCTCCATGCGCGCCAAAGCCGCTTGGCGCCGCGCCGCATCGCCACCGCCTGTATCGGCCAGTTCGAGCACATCGGCCAGCATGGCTGCACTGCCCAGCCAGCCGACCGCCGCCAACGCAATCACCAACAGCATCGCCAAGCCCAGCGACCACCACAGCTTGCTCACCAGGGTAATGTCACGGTAGCGGCGCGCGCAGCGCGCCAACAGACTGTTGGAAACCACCCGCCCGTGACGCACCACCAGCCCGCAGTCTGGCTCCTCACGCAAGCGACGGTAGTCGGTTTCCGCCCGATCGATGCGAGTGCGCAGCGCGCGTCTACCCACTGAAATGTAGCCGGTAATACGACCGTTTTCGATGATCGGCGCCACACTGCCCAGCACCCAGTAATGGTCGCCATTACGGCAACGGTTCTTGATCAGCCCGGACCACGGCCGCCCGGCCGCCAAATCGCGCCATAGATCCTCGAACACCGCTTTGGGCATGTCCGGATGCCGCACGGTGCTGTAATCGGCGCCGATCAGCTCGGCTTCCGAATAGCCACTCACTTCGACGAAATCCGGGTTGACGAAGGTAATACGGCCACTCGGGTCGGTGCGCGAGACGATGAGGTGACGCGGCTGGACTTCGACCTCACGTCCGGTCAGCGCTTGCCTGTGCTCCATTGTCGATGTTCTCCCGCGCTTTACACCGCGATCGTTCCTACCCAGTCGTCCATTTGATCAAGCGGCCATCTGGTCTACGGCAATTGCTCGCGCATCTGTAGCACATGGCCGGCACACCGACACAGAAAAACCCGGCCACCGCTCAGGCCGCCAGGGTCTGACCGCTGCGTAGTCGCTCCAACAGCCCAGCCACATCGAAAATCAGTGCCACTTTGCCATTGCCCAGCACGGTTGCAGCGGAAAATACCGGCAGACGGCGAAAATGGTCCCCCAGGTGTTTGATCACCACTTGCTGCTGATCGATCAGGCTGTCGACCAATACCGCCGCCCGCATGCCGTGCGCCTCGACCACGACCATGATGCCAGCACACCAATCGGAGGCCGCCTGCGGAACACCGAGCACCCGACCGAGCTCGATGACCGGCAGGTAGTCGCCGCGCACACGGATCATGCGCGCCTGACCGCCCACCACGACCACCGCATCGGGCGAC
Coding sequences:
- a CDS encoding methyl-accepting chemotaxis protein, with the protein product MEHRQALTGREVEVQPRHLIVSRTDPSGRITFVNPDFVEVSGYSEAELIGADYSTVRHPDMPKAVFEDLWRDLAAGRPWSGLIKNRCRNGDHYWVLGSVAPIIENGRITGYISVGRRALRTRIDRAETDYRRLREEPDCGLVVRHGRVVSNSLLARCARRYRDITLVSKLWWSLGLAMLLVIALAAVGWLGSAAMLADVLELADTGGGDAARRQAALARMEDIRLLLGAGVLAIAAVCGALVWLVRSTLSRPLAEARRALEKLAAGDFQGEISATRNDELGRLLQALKSMKIRLGYDFEARRREAAENLRIRQALECVETNVRIADIDGRVIYANPALLRTLQRVQAEIRRDLPDFDASRFIGSNIGQLYPDPEAAVRRLANLREQTRIDMQIGGRHFVVTTNPIIDGTGQMLGTVGEWRDRTDELAAEAELTGLVSRAAAGDFSGRVLLEGKSGFFLQLAEGLNRLMAVISGSVEEVARVLEAVASGQLTERIAGDYVGTLGRLKDDTNTTVARLLEVVERIKSSAEAISTATRQIAAGNAELSARTEAQAGALEQTASAMEELNATVHQNADNAQVARELAANANTMAERGGATMRQVVATMAEIEHAARRIEDIIGLIDSIAFQTNILAVNAAVEAARAGEAGRGFAVVAAEVRALAKRSAQAAREVKGLIADSANKVEGGVRLVDEAGRTMEEIVAAFHRVTELVSDIAQASREQSQGIEQVSAAVGQMDEMTQHNAALVEEAAAAAASLDEQARGLVEAVGVFEIGEATNKTPQPPVGPAAAAGSGVVKLTSRPATGAVRTARGAPLPKVRKRVVENKTMQDDWEAF